The Stappia sp. genome window below encodes:
- the ndk gene encoding nucleoside-diphosphate kinase codes for MAIERTFSMIKPDATRRNLTGAITAMLEDAGLRVVASKRVWMSRREAEGFYAVHKDRPFFGELVEFMSSAPTVVQVLEGEDAIAKNREVMGATNPADAAEGTIRKKYALSIGENSVHGSDAPETAAQEIAYWFSETEIVG; via the coding sequence ATGGCAATCGAGCGCACCTTTTCGATGATCAAGCCGGACGCAACCCGCCGCAATCTGACCGGTGCGATCACCGCGATGCTTGAGGACGCGGGCCTGCGCGTCGTCGCCTCCAAGCGCGTGTGGATGTCGCGCCGCGAGGCGGAAGGCTTCTACGCGGTGCACAAGGACCGCCCGTTCTTCGGCGAGCTGGTCGAGTTCATGTCCTCGGCCCCGACCGTGGTGCAGGTGCTCGAGGGCGAGGACGCCATCGCCAAGAACCGTGAAGTGATGGGCGCCACCAACCCGGCCGATGCCGCCGAGGGCACCATCCGCAAGAAGTACGCGCTGTCGATCGGCGAGAACTCGGTGCATGGCTCCGACGCGCCCGAGACGGCCGCCCAGGAGATCGCCTACTGGTTCTCCGAGACCGAAATCGTCGGCTGA
- a CDS encoding molybdopterin oxidoreductase family protein codes for MTAPVLKASACPHDCPSTCALEVELFEDGLIGRVRGARDNAYTAGVICAKVARYADRLYHPDRLMRPLRRVGAKGEGRFEEITWDEALDTVATAFLKAEADHGAQAVWPYHYAGTMGLVQRDSIHRLRHAKGYSLQFDTICTNMAWTGFNAGTGRLAGPDPREMALSDCVVIWGTNPVSTQVNVMTHAVTARKTRGAKIVAVDVYPTQTVKQADLGLVLKPGTDAALACAVMHVLFRDGHADRDYLARYTDCPDDLEAHVATRSPQWAAAITGLTVEEIEAFARLVGETKRSYFRLGYGFTRSRNGAVSMHAASCIPAVTGAWQYEGGGAFHNNGAIYTLDKTLIEATDLRDEGVRKLDQSQIGRVLTGDAAALQGGPPVKAMLIQNTNPVSVAPEQELVKQGFARDDLFVCVHEQFMTETARMADIVLPATQFLEHDDIYKGGGHQYLMLGPKLVDGPGETRENLWVINELAKRVGATEHPGFAMSAREQIDGMLRASGFGTLETLERERWIDCQPDFETAHYIKGFAWEDGRFRFRPDWPRVPAPNDGPMGPWADMPALPDYWPVVEAADDTHPFRLVTAPARSFLNSTFNETAASRDRERQPELMIRADEAAALGIADGDRIRIGNARGAVTLHARFTQDLKPGVVIAEGIWPNEVYPDGRGINTLIGGDAVAPYGGAAFHDTAIWVRKA; via the coding sequence ATGACCGCACCCGTTCTCAAGGCCTCCGCCTGTCCGCACGATTGTCCCTCGACCTGCGCGCTGGAGGTCGAGCTGTTCGAGGATGGCCTGATCGGCCGCGTGCGCGGGGCGCGCGACAACGCCTATACCGCCGGCGTTATCTGCGCCAAGGTCGCGCGCTACGCCGACCGGCTCTATCACCCCGACCGGCTGATGCGGCCCTTGAGGCGCGTCGGCGCCAAGGGCGAGGGACGTTTCGAGGAAATCACCTGGGACGAGGCGCTGGACACGGTCGCGACCGCCTTCCTCAAGGCGGAGGCCGACCACGGCGCGCAGGCGGTCTGGCCCTATCACTACGCCGGCACGATGGGGCTGGTGCAGCGCGATTCCATTCATCGCCTGCGCCATGCGAAGGGCTATTCGCTGCAGTTCGATACGATCTGCACCAACATGGCCTGGACGGGCTTCAATGCCGGAACGGGCCGGCTCGCCGGTCCGGATCCGCGCGAGATGGCGCTTTCCGACTGCGTCGTGATCTGGGGCACCAACCCGGTCTCCACGCAGGTCAACGTGATGACCCACGCGGTCACGGCCCGCAAGACGCGGGGCGCGAAGATCGTCGCCGTCGACGTCTATCCGACGCAGACCGTGAAGCAGGCCGATCTGGGGCTGGTGCTGAAGCCCGGAACGGATGCCGCGCTTGCCTGCGCGGTCATGCATGTGCTGTTTCGCGACGGCCATGCGGATCGCGACTACCTGGCGCGCTACACCGATTGCCCGGACGATCTGGAAGCCCATGTCGCGACCCGCTCTCCTCAGTGGGCGGCGGCGATCACCGGGCTTACGGTGGAGGAGATCGAGGCCTTCGCGCGGCTGGTGGGCGAGACGAAGCGCAGCTATTTCCGCCTCGGCTATGGCTTCACCCGCTCGCGCAACGGCGCGGTGTCGATGCATGCCGCCTCCTGCATTCCCGCCGTCACCGGCGCCTGGCAGTATGAGGGCGGCGGGGCGTTCCACAACAACGGCGCGATCTACACGCTCGACAAGACCCTGATCGAGGCGACCGATCTGCGCGACGAGGGCGTGCGCAAGCTCGACCAGAGCCAGATCGGACGGGTTCTCACCGGCGACGCGGCCGCGCTGCAGGGCGGACCGCCGGTGAAGGCGATGCTGATCCAGAACACCAATCCGGTCTCCGTCGCGCCGGAGCAGGAGCTAGTGAAACAGGGCTTCGCGCGCGACGACCTCTTCGTCTGCGTGCACGAGCAGTTCATGACCGAGACCGCGCGGATGGCCGACATCGTTCTGCCGGCGACGCAGTTCCTGGAGCATGACGACATCTACAAGGGCGGCGGCCACCAGTATCTGATGCTGGGGCCGAAGCTCGTCGACGGTCCCGGCGAAACGCGGGAAAACCTGTGGGTCATCAATGAGCTGGCGAAGCGGGTCGGGGCGACCGAGCACCCGGGCTTTGCGATGAGCGCGCGCGAGCAGATCGACGGGATGCTGCGGGCCTCGGGCTTCGGCACGCTGGAGACGCTGGAGCGCGAGCGCTGGATCGATTGTCAGCCGGACTTCGAGACCGCGCATTACATCAAGGGCTTCGCCTGGGAGGACGGCAGGTTCCGCTTTCGCCCCGACTGGCCGCGCGTTCCGGCGCCCAACGACGGGCCGATGGGGCCCTGGGCCGACATGCCGGCGCTGCCCGACTACTGGCCGGTGGTGGAGGCGGCGGACGACACGCATCCCTTCCGTCTGGTGACGGCGCCGGCGCGCTCCTTCCTCAATTCGACCTTCAACGAGACGGCCGCCTCGCGCGACCGAGAGCGCCAGCCGGAACTGATGATCCGCGCCGACGAGGCGGCAGCGCTCGGGATCGCCGACGGGGACCGCATCCGCATCGGCAACGCGCGCGGCGCGGTGACACTGCACGCCCGGTTCACGCAAGATCTGAAGCCCGGCGTGGTGATCGCGGAGGGCATCTGGCCGAACGAGGTCTATCCCGACGGGCGCGGCATCAACACGCTGATCGGCGGCGATGCGGTCGCGCCCTATGGCGGCGCGGCGTTCCACGACACCGCGATCTGGGTGAGGAAGGCCTGA
- a CDS encoding glutathione S-transferase family protein, translated as MFQLVDFPTPSGLRSLSPFGYKGEALLAMSGAAYTKIPPDPAILPHGKVPVLRDGETLIPDSALIQRHLEAIGLLTVDRDLTARDRAVAQAFRQMAEEHLRWGLPYMRWIDPACEAPISALAFAHLEGDARRDAYRAVADQVKDLLHTQGIGRHTRDDIYRFAMDDLDAIATWLDDKPFFMGDVPTSVDASLAGLLYGFLALDVDTPLTRHINAIPALPAYVVRFERTVFTDRPELPAHLATRPDAVA; from the coding sequence ATGTTTCAGCTTGTCGACTTCCCCACGCCCTCCGGCCTGCGCAGCCTGTCGCCCTTCGGCTACAAGGGCGAGGCCCTGCTCGCCATGAGCGGGGCGGCCTACACCAAGATCCCGCCGGATCCGGCGATCCTGCCGCACGGCAAGGTGCCGGTGCTGCGCGACGGCGAGACACTGATCCCCGACAGCGCGCTGATCCAGCGCCATCTGGAGGCCATCGGTCTGCTGACGGTGGACCGGGATCTCACGGCGCGCGACCGCGCCGTCGCGCAGGCCTTTCGCCAGATGGCCGAGGAGCATCTGCGCTGGGGTCTGCCCTACATGCGCTGGATCGACCCCGCCTGCGAGGCACCCATCAGCGCCCTCGCCTTCGCCCATCTTGAGGGCGATGCGCGCCGGGACGCCTATCGCGCGGTCGCAGATCAGGTGAAGGACCTGCTGCACACGCAAGGGATCGGCCGTCACACGCGCGACGACATCTACCGCTTCGCCATGGATGACCTCGACGCCATCGCAACCTGGCTCGACGACAAGCCCTTTTTCATGGGCGACGTCCCGACGAGCGTCGACGCGAGCCTCGCCGGGCTGCTCTACGGGTTCCTGGCCCTCGACGTCGACACGCCGCTGACGCGCCATATCAACGCGATCCCGGCCCTGCCGGCCTATGTGGTGCGCTTCGAGCGCACGGTCTTCACCGACCGGCCCGAGCTTCCGGCGCATCTCGCGACGCGTCCCGACGCAGTGGCGTGA